The Solanum pennellii chromosome 4, SPENNV200 genomic interval CAGTGGCGAAAATGAGAGAATAAgggaggaaaaaaaagaaattaattaaaggaaaagaaTGGGGTCgtggggaatcgaacccacaacccttcggacAATTTAAGAGGAAAACCAAGTAGAgaattaaagatatattattaatgttggGGTTTAATCTAGAGTCTCAATATcatggagattaaaaataaaatcaataaaaatgtaAAGTGTTATCCAAGAGATTCGAACTTGAATGTCCTTACCAAatcttccgtattgatacataagtcatacgtgaataaaatatccaagaataatgccacctacttagatcaaaaatcaagatcttggcatatatacaagatacataagtcttgtactataTAATCTTAgcaaagtaagaatcacttaacgaaccatgaatgaagccccatggcttgtatgtatagacacataagtctaacatacgttcaaaagtaagtgaacctaagatgtatgtaatgaaataatgaatccTAGGaaggttaagtatgagtgtaagatacactaagtggccaagtgcattggcatatgatgagatgaactatgaaatggtgaaatgaacattcacgtaataagaggtgagtaactatgaaaagtaTAGGTGCTAatgatgaagaatgtggtgacaacatgacatgaggctaatgtaaatgatgagagcaGTCTCAAATAAGCCTAAGTTAATGccaccaatacgtactcaccaatgagtgtgtaaaataattaaaagaccagtctctatgaacactctaaagaaagtattgagcttaacacacttaatactaatgatgagatgagaaatcatctaatgagctatgatgtcctcatattagaagccagcttccatgacgtatgagatgaatgtaatggaactttatactgagcaccgataggctagctatgggCAGTGATGCCTTATTTCTGGAAGGTccgaggttcacgtaactctcatgagatgagactgtccgtcaTGCCGGGCATGGGTCTccttacatctcctagtcttcgaacctatactgccaatatagggatctagcggggttcaattcccatgtacgctagcatgctttgggtcactttggccggtgattccacctcttttcggtgtgggggagacactggatttcatgatgctcacatgatctttgtcggttaaagttaaagtttccaataaatgaatgaggccagcctcaaatgaagcacataatgaaatgaatgataccaaaggtgttaagataggataatcaagaggtgatctagactcaagtaatgacattaggttattcctgatcattgcacagcaaacccgatgaaagtcttaaattaCACCCTAGGTTCAactggtgttcacactggcctatgagtgaaatgaaatgaagtacgtatgaacgaatgaagcagactttgtgtttgctaatgaagactccctagttgaggtcccatatgttgagccctcattttggaaagtcttaatgtcaagtccatgattccaaggtctcatgtcatatgaatcaatgatatgaaagaagctatgtgttatgtgttatgtgctatggtatgtactatatgaagatgttacgtgctgtgtgcaatatgatatttatgatgatgcatgttactctcatggcatgaccttcCTACTCCactttggaaagttcactaactttcgtAATCtcgatttggcaagtctactgacttgacctccaaaaatcatgtcgttaggaaagagctattctgtctcatgcatgtccttggtgtgtgcttgcatatacccatacttagtacaagtgtgtactaaccctatacatctCTAccattttaggtgcaggcaaaGGTGGGCGATAGAGCTATAGGATCATTGTttcagctatccggacgtcaccattcatccggagtttggtaggtcctcatgctttcgaggatgctattGTTTTACATTCCaacttagttttagagttgagctagtggagcatgttacactagcgtttctttcctgttttgatttagatgtattggtgccattttggcaattatacaatTAACACTTATTGAACTAATTCTCTCAGTTgtttatctcttaatgttagatggttgatgatggacgattatgaaatgttaagaatgtttagcaagtatgtaaaagaacaaaaagcttttaatttttcgctaaaattaacctctGTTAAGTATGAATAACGTAAGTAGGCtggtctgcgacctctgagaggtcaaagacgccggtctcgtctggggtctagattccggtcgtgacaggAATCTTACAAATCTTCGTCTAGAAAGAATAACATTTGTGCCAACCAACCAGTTTTGGGTTATGGATGTTCCCCTTCTTGTGGATTTTGCCTTGATTTTCTGTTGTGGCACTCAATACTTGAAGATGGTTTTACCACAGTTGGAGTCCTTGGTTGTTCTTTTGGGTCACTATCTTATGCTAAATtgctttatgaattgtgaaaaaTTGAGTGCGTTAGCGATTGAATTGGTAAAAGTGGAGGATAATCCAAAACATGATATGATCTCAACCTTggaaaaaattttatttagctTTCCTTCATTGAACAACTTTATTTGGGTTCCTTGGTCCTTGAGGTAAGAAATCTACGTGTTGTTTCACTTGAATTGGAAAAAGTGATTGATTGTATTCATCGGATTCTAATTATAGTACTTGTCTGAAAGCTTTTGAATGCAAATATAGTTCTCGATGAGCTTCCTCCCAAGCTCGACTGCTTGTGGTATCTACACTTAGGAGTTGATTTCAACAAAGTGGATCAGACTTGTTGTGCTCTACAGTTAATCAACAGTTATCCTAATTTGAGTAAACTTCAGATTACGGTAAGAAACAGTACATATATGTTGTTGTGCAATGGTATAATTATTACTTGGTTTCATGTTTGCTCATTGAACTTGAGAAGCTAAAATGTCTTGGTATTTCTTTATACATTAGGTCATGTTTGCTCTTTGAACTTGAGAAGCTAAAATGTCTTGGTATTTCTTTATACATTAGGTCTGGGATGGTGACGACAATTCTGAAACAGTTATGAAATACCTAGAGACACCAACCTGCTTGAATAGACCACTTAACAAGCTCGAGTATGTGACCATCAGTTCTTTTCAATGTTCAAAAACTGAAGTGTTTTTTGTAAAGCTATTATGTGCACACACTCCATCTCTTGTAAGAATGTGCATAGAGCAAGGGATAGCCATTGATTCCAAGGAAGAAAGGAATATCACCATCAAATTGATGCGTTTCCCCAGAGCTTCCACACAAGCAGAACTGTTCTATTTCTCGTTTGAGGCTATGAACGAAGACTGATGCCCTGTTTTCAATGAGTTTTGTTAAACAAGGCACTGAATTGGCCAATTTCGTAAAACGTGTGGTTTCTGTATCAATGTATGTGAAAAGATTAACAGTTTTTGTATGCATATTTATCTACCTGTTTGGTAACTAAGGATGGTTTttgacattaaaaatatttcctGTTGGTTGTCTGGTTAGAGGTGTTAACACCTGTGTTTTTTTGCGACGATGAGTTAGCAATTGCAAACTGGTTCTAACCAATTGAATGTATTCACATTTTTATGTAGCGGTTTTGTTTCCTATTGCTATGTTAACACAATGTTGAAGATGCTGGCTTTACTTTATTATTACCAGTGGAACTTGAATGATATAGACCTTGAATTGCAGGGTAAAAATCTTGGTTTTGGGGCTATTCTTTGAAACTCATCTGATCACCTTGGATATTGTGTCACCCTTTTTGAGAAGTCATAAAAGGCATAATGAAACTACGACAAGGGTCAAAACTTGAAAAGAGAAACGACCACGAGGGTCATTACAATTCTCTTCGTTTCTCCTCATTGAGTTGGTATGTTTCATGACCGATCTTCTCAAATATGCCATTACTCTAACATTGGCCATATTAGTTGTGTATTCATTGTAGGATAAACCCATTTAAACAGAGAACAATAAATAAGATGCAACTATAGGTGCAGTAGATCACtcttaaacttgtaaaaagtTGATAAAATAGACAACGTGCTAAATATCAAAAGCGCAAAACACTTTATATCAGAGGAGACCACAGTCGTATTGAGTATGAGCACTTGGGTTTCTGAAGAAAATGGCCATCACAGCGACGATGACAATTTTTGTGAGCATTGGTCTATTCTCAAAAAGAAGGGCAGTCAGATAAGATTGTGTTGCTAGTTTTACCACCCTCATTTTCCTCTCTTTTATATACTGATTCACTGCCTCTTCAAGATCAAAACAACTTCCGTTAATCGTCTTTGCCAAGTTTCTTCCAAGCACCACTGCATCTTCTATTCCTGATGAACCTCCCTGTCCAAGGAATGGACCCATTACATGCATTGCATCTCCAGCAACCGTTACAGTTTTTTCCCGGAAATTGCCAAACATCAAGTCCCATGGTGCGCGATATCTCAAGTGAGAAAACCAGAGAGAATCCAGATCACATTTTTTAATCATTTCTTGTACATCAGCTGGATGACCAATTACTGCCTCCATTGCTCTTTGTTTGATAACTTGTGTATCTTGTGGGAACTTGGCATCTGAATGTGCACAAAATCAATCAGAGATTGATGGACACAATTGAAGTCAAAATTGAAAAGTATCAGAATTGAAGTCACATTATAACAAGAGGCATCAAGTTGGATTACCATACCTGTGCCCTGTTGAACAGAAACAAACCAGTGTACCAACTTATCAGTGATTGGTAGTCTCCCAACTGCAGTTTGGCCAACTATGAGACGGACAAATTCGAGAGGAAATGAGTGACCATTGGGATAACTTGTTAAACCTCTAATTGCACAAGTCCGAAATGTTTTTGCAGGCTTTAATCCAAGGAAACTTGCTACTATTGACCTCGATCCATCACACCCGATCAAAACCTGCAACGATCACTCAAAACATAACGAAACcgacttttattttattgagcCACCAATACATCAGAAATTTCCACTGTCAAATATAGAAAAGAGTACCTTAGCGCCAATACGATTTCCATTAGAAAGTAGAATACTCGGTAAGGAAGTGATAGGATCCATTTCTACAGACACAATATCGCATCCAAAACGTATAGTCTTTGGAGGCAAAGCATCAGCAAATGTTTCAACTATATCACTCCTCTTCAGACAACGAACCTCTCCGATATTCCTATATTTAATAACACCATACAGGATTACTGTTTACTTTCTCCTCTTTCGAatgtagaaaaaaatgaaatatgacaTCGATCTCGATTTGAATTTGACTTACTTGTACGGTGTGAATTTTTCATTGCCCTTGTCCATCCATGTAATTCGCATCCTGTTTGATATATTATAAAGTTAACAAGGAGTACTAGAGTTGAAAAACTAGAGAATTGAAAGGTATGCTACATAAAAATATCCTTCAACATGACctcatttcacatttatatctttcaattttgaattttgggtATGCACaagtagaaaattaaatttgtataaaattgaacaaatagagacacgtgtcctacatgacaatttGTGTCCTACATTTGTTATGCTACATATGACTCGTGTGTCTATTTAATTTGTTCAagtttatacaagtttaagtgtctagtTATGCACATTCtaagttgaaggacataaatgtgaaatgagATCAAGTTAAATAgtacatttatgtgttatgccGAATTAAAATGATGTAAAAGATTATATTACCCTTGAAGAGGAAGAGCAGTAGTTCTTAGGTATGGAGCCACTCCAAGTTGATCAAGTGCCTTCCATCCATTAGGTAGTACACCTATGGCTGCTCCTGCTGATCTTAAACTTTCTGATTTCTCTAATACCACACTCTTTACCCCTTTCCTGCATTTcgttttatatataaaattatacaaGTTCTTTCATCTTTTAGACATGTGATTTCATTTCGTAACTTGAAATTAGAGATGAGATGAAATGATCGTTTCGACATGCATGAGATCAATTAAACCATCTGATATCGGGTATAACCACTACTCTCACCATTCAATAAATGTTGATATTACTCTTATTAAATCAAAGTTTGATGAACAAATGTTGTATTTTTAGAATAGTTTTATGATggtttgtttatttgataagattTTGTAAAGAATCATGACGATTTTGATAGTTTTAACAACTTGTGAGAATTTTGTgtttataaacaaaaattacaatttaaaaatcCAAACAAAAATGTAACTTTACATCATAATTTCAAGGCGGAATAACCTGCACACCTTTATACTTGATtcaatttgtaagttgaacCCTTCTACTCATAACTTTATCAAACGAAGCCTTAAACTCAATGaaacacaatattttaatttcttttctcaTCCTTTCCTATCCTACGTGTGTGGATCAGTATACTTGTTTTACATGTGGAATTTCCCTTATTTTTAGTGACAcatgatatattaaatgttaaaaaagaaaaacaaatatacTTTTGCAGAAATATCAAACATTACGCCATATTTGCTCTCAAACTGAAAGTCAAATTTATACCCAATTGATGAAACTTTTTACACTACAAACACAAACCCAACAAATTCTTATCACGATTTTGAGTTAactttataaattcaaaaaattcaattagtattatatttttcaagctTCCTCAAACTGAtcaatgaaatttttgaataCTTAATTTTGGTTGGGGAATGGTGTTaaagaataaaaaggaaagcttttattattattattattattattattattattgtagcttattttcagttttttttaaaaaaataatattttaaatctattaACTTTAGAACGTGTGTGATGACTCATATTTTCAACTCAGCaatattaattgtttatttaaaaagattttataaaGAATCATGAcaattttgatagttttaacacttataaaaattttatgtttataaacAAAGTTACAATTCAAAAATCCAAACAAAATTTAACTTTACATCATAATTTCAAGGCAAAATAACTCGACCTTTCATTTTTAGTGACAAATaagatattaaatattaaaaaaggaaaaagatactTCTGC includes:
- the LOC107015581 gene encoding monooxygenase 1-like, with translation MESSGCDEMQEIVIVGGGLCGLATALALHRKGVKSVVLEKSESLRSAGAAIGVLPNGWKALDQLGVAPYLRTTALPLQGMRITWMDKGNEKFTPYKNIGEVRCLKRSDIVETFADALPPKTIRFGCDIVSVEMDPITSLPSILLSNGNRIGAKVLIGCDGSRSIVASFLGLKPAKTFRTCAIRGLTSYPNGHSFPLEFVRLIVGQTAVGRLPITDKLVHWFVSVQQGTDAKFPQDTQVIKQRAMEAVIGHPADVQEMIKKCDLDSLWFSHLRYRAPWDLMFGNFREKTVTVAGDAMHVMGPFLGQGGSSGIEDAVVLGRNLAKTINGSCFDLEEAVNQYIKERKMRVVKLATQSYLTALLFENRPMLTKIVIVAVMAIFFRNPSAHTQYDCGLL